A window of Aptenodytes patagonicus chromosome 1, bAptPat1.pri.cur, whole genome shotgun sequence genomic DNA:
ATTGCTAAATGATAGAGGCACAGCACAGATAATATTGAAAGTGGAAAGGTTTTGCTAGGGTTGCGTTAAGACAGCTACACTTGTTCTTTCTGGACAAGtcccagaggagaaaaataagcaaCATGTATGATCCAGGTTGCAAGTTGTCTTAGATGTGTTTATGGTGTTTGAGTTCCTTGGGAAGAGCAGAGAGCTGGCATGACACCTCGCACAAATCcagctgtgtttgtttcagcacGCTCACATGCTTTGAGCACCTGCCTGGTGACAGAAAGTGCACAACTTTTGAGATATGACTAATGTGAACACTGTGCCCATTCTTCTCAGAAATGGTCCCACAGCGGCCAGTGACCTCTGGCTCATGCCTCTAGGCTTATTTTGGTTCTGCCTTGAACGTTAGGACTCGCTGTCAGTAGCAAGGCGATCTAACTACAGCAAAACATTTCTGCCTTTTGAATTTGCAGTGTTAGAGGGAATGGCTTTTCATTCAGTCAAGGTGACAGATTGCCTAACTTAAATGTCACACATTTCTAACAGTTACTGATATCTGACAAGCTTGGTAGCAGCTATCTGTAACATAAGCGATTATCTGCCACATTGAAAATATTAGGGTTTCACAAACAGCTCACCAACAAGGCAGAACGTTTATTCTGTTTCATGATATTTGTAAAGAATTGTTTAAGCTAGTGAGTTTAGATCAGGAATATATACAAAAATCAGTCAACTGGGAATGTGATTAGTACAGGTTTTGTACCTCTGGGGCATTTAGAGGCGTATGAATTTCATGATACTAATAAAACAAAGGGTGTATAAGCCTTCTACTTTTTGTCTGAGCACTGACTAATCATACTgtaaaatatgctgaaaaataacTTAGATGCTCCTGAGATATTCAGAGTATGCTTGAAACAAAGAgcaattaaattaatgaaaagattCTGGTGGATGCCATTGGTCTTTAGATAAAGTTAATCATGAATGCATTCTGTCATACAACATATACCGCTATTGAAAGATACATTAGTgcttaaaaatgaacaaacaaggaCATTTTGATTTCTCCAGTTATGTTCCTCCATGAAATTATATAGATGATAAACAATTACTAAAAGTGCCTATAGCCCCATGGTAGGAATTAATTCCTCTGTTCCTTCAGCTGTGTTTCTTTGTGTCAAGGAGAAGCAACATTATAGTTAGCGTGAGTTAACAAAATTAATTAGCAGCGTCATGAGAAAGATCAGAGGAAAGTAGCATTAAAAGATGAAGAGCACAACTAGGGTTAAAggttaacaaaataaaacatagtTGCTTGGACACAAGAATCATATGACTACTTTTTAATTACATGAGAACTACAGAGGGCTTTCCAGTAGGACCACAAAACTACATAAATAATGTTAAATATATCCTTATCAGCATGGAATGATAATTAACTGATTTATGTATAATTCCAGTTTTGCAACTCAAAAAACAGGCCAACAAAAAAGTACAATAATGATGCAATTAATATTCTGTGTGCCTGTTGTCATGCGTGACACTAGCTTTGTACCTAGTACGCCACCACTAGCTCCAGCAGTACTACACCTCCTGACAACAGTAGTGGCTGTATGCCATGGTCATTAATGAGGCCCTGATCCTTTAAGACCTATCCCCATACTATCTTTATGTGATGAGACTTGCTTAGTAGGATTGTTCAGAGTATATATTTCCGCATGCGTGTAGCTGGGGCAGCACTGAGGTCTAAGTAAGTGCTGTTGCCTATTCTCTGTGGTGACAgatacctgcaaaaaaaaaaaatcacctgcttTGCAGTCAAAGACAGCTGGATTGTTTTAATATCTCACTGACTTTATTGACCATCAGCAACTTACAGGGCCAGCAGTGAAGTGGTGAAGGAATCTACCTTTATCAGAAATAAAGAGGTTTCAATATGCATCTGAGTGGAAGGTGGTAAAAGGTTTCCCAAAGACtattgaaaaattgtttttaatggaGTAGTTGTCCAAAAAGACAGTTTTAATCATCTTTTCAGGTAAGGTGGAacagtgtattttaatttttgggTGGGACATACAAAATGGTCTAAACAAGGCAGGAACTTTACTAATAATTTCCTTATCTAAACTAGTAACTTTTAATCAATTTGCATTCAAAATGTTGCAATGAGTATATACGTCACCCTTTGGGAACTTAAGTGAGGATGGATGAAATACTCTGTTTACACAAATCATGATTTCAGGGTATATGCATACAGATGTTaaagaaatttgaaatatttcaccaATTTGATAGATTATCTGTCAAGTAGCCAGGGTGATCACTGTTTTCTTCTTCAACTGTAAGACAAGAcacaatggggaaaaataagCTGTAGATAAAGGAAAGTTCAGTCAGCCAAAGTTTTCACGAGAGAGATGTGCCTCAGGCACAGGCCTAGTGTAATGTGACTGCTTAGCTAAGAGATGCAGGCATCTGTAGAAATAATCATATCTTCTCTCATTTTAAATGTAggaatttttctgtttgctgaagGGCAAAGATACAAACCATGTCCTGAGGGATATCTTAGTACAAGCCACAAATTtttcatgcagaagaaaataatgtatttggtttttatttgcacATTTCTCTCAGTCAAGAGGATTCTAAAATCACCTGAAAGTGATCTTCTGAAAGTGCAGGGCTTACCCAGGTTTGACTGTGTTGTTATTCCCTACTACAATGATGGCAATGTTATTCCACATAGTATTTTTCAAACAAGCTGCCAGTTCTGCTTAGCTCTCTCAGATATGTCACCTTTTTTCTTAGGGGGCTGTTGCTGTCCACTGTCTCCTCTGGAACAGCAACAGCAGGCAGGAAAATACCACTAAAATTTATGAATCATGGACTTCAGAGGATTTCTCTTTTTGTTAGCACATAAATGATGCTTTCACTGATTTATGTTTAGAACTTCTCATATATTTTGTCCAAAGAACTATGCTCGTTTTtaattctgcctttctctctcagTCAAAATGCCACTGAATTTTTTTGGTTAGCAGAGTTCTGccagggcagggaagagagagctGAGCACAGAGCCCCAGCGCTACATGACGTACAGTGGGAGATTTTAGGAAGTGGAGAAGACAGGAGTGATTCCAGCATACCTACACATACGCCAGGTAAATTCTGACAGGTGTCTCTCACACcttcttttcatttcaggaaagctGCATACTTTAGATAACTAAGGAGAGGTGATATTGCAGCGATGGCAAGGAAGTTATTTGTTACACACTGTTGATGATGTCAAAGGTGATTAGGCAGTAACAGGCCTGTCTTACCACTCATCTATGTGGAAGGTACAAAACTACCTCATATTTTACTAGGGTTTTACTTCACATTTCCGAATTCAACTAAAgcactttttcttcctgtcatGATGACAGAAATTGAGTCTGAATAAGGAACTCACAATCAGGACAATAAGAAACAAAGGTAGCTTCTAGCCACCTTCTGTTCCTCCCTGTCCTGAACCAAAGAGGGGAAGAGCGTAACTTAGACAAACTCCTGGGCTTGTATATGCTACAACAGCCTCCCCAGAACCCAGGGGCCAGAGCACAGCACAGACTCTCCACAGCACTGTAGGGTGTATCCTCTTTTTAcaacctccctgtccccagctccaTTTCTAAAAAATAGTTTATGTACCTGAAGAGGTGAAAGGTAGAAAGACAGAGGACATGGATAGCACAGATTCAGGGTCTCAGCCTGGTGAGCTGTATGTATGCATCAGATGATGAGGGGTTCAGGATAATGGCTTTGCAGGAAAGCTGGTCTAGGGAGGAAAGGTGAACTATAGCAGGGTGAGGGAGCTGGGGAACATAGGATAGGTGTCCTCATCTAAGGGGGTGCAATACGCGTGAAGGAGATGAGGAAACAGAAGTTATTTAAGCCTGACTCAGTAGCTGGGTTTTACTGAGGGGTGTTGTGGAAGGGAGACGTGGGTTCTGAGGTTCTGAAGTGAGAAGTGGAAGCATGTAGCAGGTGGTGAGGAAGCACGTGGTGAGGAGACAGAGATGGGAGGGTTAGACAATATCTCTGGGAGGCTGGGAACACATGAATGAACTACAGGATTCTTCAGGATATTTCAGGGCTCTGCCTCTAAACGTCATTGGGACACCTTGTCAGCTCTGCCAGCAACAGAGCTCTCAGGAGCCAGATGTGAATCCCTTTTTAGGGATTTTAGGCTTTTCAGGATTCTTTTAAGCCTTTCCACCAGGACATAAGAGCCAATGGAGGAATGAAAATTTCATAAGCAAACAATATTCTGCAGAAAAAGGAGTCCCAGtagagttttgttttggaaaattcaattaaaaatagcCATTCCCTTGAATATAAACcaataaaaatctgaaaagcaaattaaaagcagaatataCAAAAATTTACCTACTATTATTTATCTGATTCATGTTCTAATCTGTCTAAATGTGCACCCTAATGCAATACGCTCTGTGTAAATGTACAGTCTAATACAGTGCACTCTGTGGAATAATATCTCATTTCAAACCAGGCCTTTTAGATCAATTTACTAAATTGTTAGTAAATGAAATACtgataaactgcttttaaaaaagtcaggGTAAGACAAAATATGCATTTACCTTCTTCTTGTGCTTTCCGTAAGGAACTATGGAACAGTGCTGCAGCTTCAGAAAGAGATAAAGGATTTGTGTTTTGGCTGCGTGTTTCTAGAATTATAAAATCAGAGATGCATGATTTGTTAGTGTTTactggcatttatttattttgttatttgctcTTTTACCTCTATAACTACagacccaaagaaaaaaaaaatactgttgtctCCTTTGCTCTGTAACACTCTGCTAAAAACCAGCCTGATAAATATCTAACACAGAAGAGACTAgcaatctttttaaaaaggaagctgTTTTAAAGTCCCTTAGAAGGTAAaaagaacagtttcttttttcatagGTTCCTTACTTTGCTACAACATTGTTTCCTCCAGAAACATTGTCTAGCATGGATTAATGTTGTCTACTTTTGTCATTTGTCAGTTCAGCACAATTAATAACTTGATTTggttttttccagtggaaaaagaaagtcaaagGTACTGATGATAATCCCACTTAACAGCCAGGTCAGTCTGGAACATCATTTATGTAAATGAAGTCACACAGGTACACAAGAGAGGAAAGTCAGACAGTCTTTATCATGTGCTTTTTGCAATGAAGGAACTCACAAAAGGGAGTTTAATTGCTTCCTTGAATATAATTCCAGGAAAGCAAATCCCCTCCAGTTTCCACAGATTTCTCCCATAATTTGAGGAAAGACTGTTGTGTTACATACACCTGTGCACATGTACTTACCAAGCTGCATTCTGTCATACAGATCCTTTCGCTGGCTCTCATCTGAGATGAATCGACGTCCCTCTACAAAAGCAGTGGGAAAAGGGTGAAAACAACCTCCCAAATCTGTTGTAATTCCTACTTTACAAGCACTAAAGTAgtcttttgaaaatacaaaattacagCAATACTTCTACAAACATAAAATGGGAGGCATAAGTCCATCCCAGGGTCTTTCCAAATCAGCCATAGCCCATCCTGAACCAGAACACTCAAGGTACACTTTATTCCATAGAAGTGGTGTTTCAGCACTTTTCATTCTTGTATTAACCTGCTGTAGGAACTGGACATAGGGAGGAATTTACTGtcttttcttcactctttcctCAACTGCTGTACAGTCAAGAGCCTTAAATCTCTTTGCTGGACTATAAAATATTGCCTTTTAAAGggatatttctattttaaaaaagaaaaacaccctaaaaaaaaaatcacattactTCCTATGCATCAATAAGAATGATACACTGGTCAGTATAGAAGTAACACAGTGCATTATTCAGTTGGaagatttaaacaaaagaaaaaagggccaaattatttgcttttatgaatagaaataattttattaatgtcACTAGAACTTCTTTCAGTTACACTTACAGTTGTTTGGAGCCTATATTTATTCTGTGTTGTTATTATTCGTATGATCTcacttttgcatttttctcaggATTGTgagcttcaatttttttttcatttcaaggaaGCTATCTTTCTTGCTGTCTTAATACCTACCCTACCTGatagcttttaattttgaaacaacaattcagaatagattttttttaaaaaagaatagttCCATTAAATTTCGTGGGTTTGCATCAAAGGACAAAATCTCTCCTTGGCTCTAAATTTTATCATTATATTTAATGCTTCTTTAACTCTGAACTAACAATAGAAACTCAAAGGTCATTTGCACAACCTTAACACCACAATATTGATAACACTGACATCCAAGTTCTCCTTAGAAGAGGTTGCTTGTGGTCTTCATACCAGCTTTAATGCAAGATGCCTGTAAGAGGAATGTGTGTTCTCCTATTGCTTGAGAAGATGTTTTAATAAAGCCTGAGTGAGAATAAGGAATGATAACTATATCCAGTGTGTCTTAAACCCCCTTTAAGATTATTTCAGATAAGGAAACTGCTTTTCCAATAGGTTTTGCAATCAAGCTTCAAACTCTCTACATTTTCAGtactttggtttgcttttcttcttccaacaCTTGCTTTCTTcaatttgatttctttaaaaaataataataatactggcAATGCCACTGTTCCAGAGGCAAGAAGAAATAACTATTAGCACATCCCTGCAGGCCTCAGAACTTCTACCTCCACAGGATCCTCAGGGATTTACTGCTTGTGTGGAGCCAAGCAGATTAGGAATAATCCAGTGGTAGAGAAAGTTATCTCCACAAAACAGAAAGAGCTTGGGACTTACGTGCACCCTTCAAATAGAGCATAGCCTGAGGAGTCCAGTTTCTCCTTTGGAAATGAGCCTTTAtgccaaaaaagagaaaagagacatGTCAATGTTGCATGCCATTACTAACTAGTACAAATACTTACATGGCACCAACCTGTGAGATACATGGATACTGCACGTTCAGCCTGAGCGAGCTGTTTACCTGAGGTGTGCTCCAGGAGAAAGATATGAAGGACGCTGCCAAGAACAGTGCCATTGCAGATGCTGTCAGTTTACGCAGTCCCTGTGCACAATAAAGAACCACGAGGTACAGGAAAAGCCTTTCAGATCTGTAGATCTTCTCAACTTCAAATCTAAATGTGAGGGTATTTCcagtccctccttcctccctgtctTGCTGCCAAACCTTCTCTTGCTCAGTGGCTATTTCAGCTTCAATACACAATGATCTGATGGGAGGATGAATGTTAAATCAAACGTACTTTCTTCTCTTTACTCATATTCATTATAAAGGTTCCATACCAGTGAGAACTGCCATCGAGGCAAGCACCTTTTGTGCTCCTATTTACAAGGACATTAGATCTTCCAGAAATGAGAATAATGTACAAACTAAGGGGGAAAGATGATATAAAGTATATCTTGATTTTACTAAACCTTGAATGATAGAGTTTAGACAACAAGCAAATGTAGGGGACTTGCCAttccaaacaaaccaaccaaccaggaGAGCGGGTCACTACTtcctcagaaaaagaaagtttttaaacTTAGCATCCTATTTGCATCAACCATAATTACACACATGTCACGAGAGAGGCTTGTTTGATTCTTGGAGTTTGTTCGCTGATGCAGCACATGCAAATGAAAGCATTGAGCATGAATCCTCTGTGAACAAGTTGCATCTCTACTTGTTCGCACAGACCGTGTTGTTATTCATGCACTGATAACAGTGATGGACAACAGAGAGCATTTAACATTATGATTCACAGTAGTTTATTTCATCCTGTTTTTGAGAGCACATTATgctattaatgtttttttaatgcagttgttTCAAGCACACTGAATATAACTATGTGTATATTCCTCTCAGgttatttttaagttaaaattattaaACACCCCTGCAGTTCCTAAATATTATACTCACATGAAAAAGCATAAATTGCAAACTAAATTTTTCCCACATACCAAAAAAGTCTCACTCACCTTCATACTTAGTTCAATGGCAAATCTTCAGTCTTCTTTCCTTGGGATAATGTGTCACAAGATCTCCTACAGGTTTGGGGATCCCTTTTTAAATCTTCAGAGTGAAGGTACCCTCCCCTTCTGTGGCAGGGCGGAGGAGTCTAAAGGGATGTCTTGTCAGCCCTGTAGATGGAGAAGTAGAAGGTCTGATGACTCCTGAGGGAAACCTGTAGTCTTGCAGGAAGTCAGAGAAATGATTGAAAGATGGATACACTTGGAGATGCGCCCCATTAGCCTGGTGAATACCTTCTGAATACATCAGCATCAGCCCTCTGCGTTTGCAATACGTCACCTTCTTGCTAGATGATTGATAACCACAGCCAAAAGCAGGTATTAATATGGATGATGAGTGTTTACCTAGGATAATCTAACTTATATCAGATTGCTATCCATTGTGGGAGCTGGAAAAGTTAGTAAATTACTCTCCAGTCATAACATGCCAACATCAAGAAAAAGGTGACTTATCCAGTGTCGCTAGCTTGAGGTTATTCCTAGCGTACATTTAGAGGATGCAGTTTCTTGTTTGATTCGCTAAGGATCTCTTGCATCTAGTTTTCTTACACACAAGTAAAAATACAAAGctgaataaaaaaaccaccaaaccccccCCAACCCCTAATAGTCAGAAACACTATCCTGTCTCATGTGTTGGTTGGAGTAAAAGCCCAAATCATGGGCTTGAATAGGTCAAGCAGTGGAGCAGTAaacagaaaaaaggcaggaagCAGGAATCAGAGAAGCCATTTCCATAAGCTGCTTCTAAGTGATTGTTGGACTCATCACAGTCATGGATAGTGGGTTCGGTCCTCAGGCAAAGAGCTAATCATACTTGATGCCTA
This region includes:
- the SPX gene encoding LOW QUALITY PROTEIN: spexin (The sequence of the model RefSeq protein was modified relative to this genomic sequence to represent the inferred CDS: substituted 1 base at 1 genomic stop codon), with protein sequence MASPLHLLVVXTLSFKGLRKLTASAMALFLAASFISFSWSTPQAHFQRRNWTPQAMLYLKGAQGRRFISDESQRKDLYDRMQLETRSQNTNPLSLSEAAALFHSSLRKAQEEVEEENSDHPGYLTDNLSNW